One stretch of Actinacidiphila sp. DG2A-62 DNA includes these proteins:
- the speB gene encoding agmatinase, whose product MSSAAPRGPVDSSRTPRYAGPATFARLPRLDEVGTADVAVVGVPFDSGVSYRPGARFGGNAVREASRLLRPYNPAQDASPFALAQVADAGDIAANPFDIEEAVATVEGAADDLLATGARLMTLGGDHTIALPLLRAVARRHGPVALLHFDAHLDTWDTYFGAAYTHGTPFRRAVEEGILDTSALSHVGTRGPLYGKQDLDDDARMGFGIVTSADVMRRGVDEVVQQLRERIGDRPLYVSVDIDVLDPAHAPGTGTPEAGGLTSRELLEILRGLADLRLVSADVVEVAPAYDHAEITAVAASHTAYELTTVMARQIAAAR is encoded by the coding sequence ATGAGCAGCGCAGCGCCGCGCGGCCCCGTCGACTCCTCCCGCACCCCGCGCTACGCCGGCCCGGCCACCTTCGCCCGGCTGCCGAGGCTGGACGAGGTGGGAACGGCCGACGTCGCCGTGGTCGGCGTGCCCTTCGACTCCGGCGTCTCCTACCGCCCCGGCGCCCGCTTCGGCGGCAACGCCGTCCGCGAGGCGTCCCGGCTGCTGCGCCCGTACAACCCCGCGCAGGACGCCTCGCCGTTCGCCCTCGCCCAGGTCGCCGACGCCGGAGACATCGCCGCCAACCCCTTCGACATCGAGGAGGCCGTGGCGACCGTCGAAGGCGCCGCCGACGACCTGCTCGCCACCGGCGCCCGCCTGATGACCCTCGGCGGCGACCACACCATCGCCCTGCCGCTGCTGCGCGCCGTCGCCCGCCGCCACGGCCCCGTCGCCCTGCTCCACTTCGACGCCCACCTCGACACCTGGGACACCTACTTCGGCGCCGCCTACACCCACGGCACGCCCTTCCGCCGCGCGGTCGAGGAAGGCATCCTCGACACCTCCGCCCTCTCCCACGTCGGCACCCGCGGCCCCCTCTACGGCAAGCAGGACCTGGACGACGACGCGCGGATGGGCTTCGGCATCGTCACCTCCGCCGACGTGATGCGCCGCGGCGTCGACGAGGTCGTCCAGCAACTGCGCGAACGGATCGGCGACCGGCCGCTGTACGTCTCGGTCGACATCGACGTCCTGGACCCCGCCCATGCCCCCGGCACCGGGACGCCCGAGGCAGGCGGCCTCACCTCCCGCGAACTGCTGGAGATCCTCCGCGGCCTCGCCGACCTCCGCCTGGTCTCCGCCGACGTCGTCGAGGTCGCCCCCGCCTACGACCACGCCGAGATCACCGCGGTCGCCGCCTCCCACACCGCCTACGAACTCACCACGGTCATGGCCCGGCAGATCGCCGCCGCCCGCTGA
- a CDS encoding LacI family DNA-binding transcriptional regulator — MAVTLADVAARAGVSSATVSRVLNGNYPVAGSTRERVQRAVAELDYVVNGQARALAAATSDLVGVLVNDVADPFFGLIASALQGEIGAAGTGPARTAAGSGGPNGTGAGPGGSGHGGAGAGGTAHGSTGLGGPGHGGAGFGGTGPGGGKLAVVCNTGGSPEAELTYLTLLERQRAAGVVLTGGAVEDEAHTAAVTARLARLAASGTRIVLCGRPPLTLPDAAEAVTTIAFDNRGGARRLTAHLLSLGHRRIGCVTGPAGRSTTRHRLEGHRAALAAHGMGPGTPGGARAERLTVHGGYDRASGYDAALELLRRQPDLTAIVAANDTVALGVCAALRDRGLDIPGDVSVAGFDDLPFSVDASPALTTVRIPLQEAGARAGLVMGRQAPPPGGLATVATELMVRSSTAPPLTSGS, encoded by the coding sequence ATGGCAGTGACTCTGGCCGATGTCGCGGCGCGCGCCGGGGTGTCCTCGGCGACCGTCTCGCGCGTCCTGAACGGCAACTACCCGGTGGCCGGCAGCACCAGGGAACGCGTCCAGCGCGCCGTGGCGGAGCTGGACTACGTCGTCAACGGCCAGGCCCGCGCGCTGGCCGCCGCCACCTCCGACCTCGTCGGCGTGCTCGTCAACGACGTCGCCGACCCGTTCTTCGGCCTCATCGCCAGCGCCCTGCAAGGGGAGATCGGGGCGGCCGGGACCGGCCCGGCACGGACGGCCGCGGGAAGCGGCGGCCCCAACGGCACGGGCGCCGGCCCCGGCGGCTCAGGCCACGGCGGCGCGGGAGCGGGCGGCACGGCGCACGGGAGTACCGGACTCGGCGGTCCGGGCCACGGCGGCGCGGGTTTCGGCGGTACGGGACCGGGGGGCGGGAAGCTCGCCGTCGTCTGCAACACCGGCGGCTCCCCCGAAGCCGAACTGACCTACCTCACGCTGCTGGAGCGGCAGCGCGCGGCAGGCGTCGTGCTCACCGGCGGCGCCGTGGAGGACGAGGCGCACACCGCCGCGGTCACCGCGCGGCTGGCCCGGCTGGCGGCGTCGGGCACCCGGATCGTGCTGTGCGGACGACCGCCGCTGACGCTCCCGGACGCCGCCGAGGCCGTGACGACGATCGCCTTCGACAACCGCGGCGGAGCCCGTCGCCTGACCGCACACCTGCTCTCGCTCGGCCACCGCAGGATCGGCTGCGTGACCGGCCCGGCCGGCCGCAGCACCACCCGCCACCGGCTGGAGGGACACCGCGCGGCGCTGGCAGCCCACGGCATGGGCCCCGGCACGCCCGGCGGGGCGCGGGCCGAGCGACTGACCGTGCACGGCGGCTACGACCGGGCCTCGGGATACGACGCCGCGCTCGAACTGCTGCGCAGGCAGCCGGACCTGACGGCGATCGTGGCCGCCAACGACACGGTGGCGCTGGGCGTCTGCGCCGCGCTGCGGGACCGCGGCCTCGACATCCCGGGGGACGTGTCCGTGGCGGGCTTCGACGACCTGCCGTTCAGCGTCGACGCCTCCCCCGCGCTGACCACCGTCCGCATCCCGCTGCAGGAAGCTGGCGCGCGGGCCGGCCTGGTGATGGGCCGGCAGGCCCCGCCGCCGGGCGGTCTGGCCACCGTCGCCACCGAGCTGATGGTCCGGTCCTCCACCGCACCCCCTCTGACCAGCGGTTCCTGA
- a CDS encoding bifunctional helix-turn-helix transcriptional regulator/GNAT family N-acetyltransferase: MTVQEVREFNRFYTNLIGALDYSRHLHTPFTLTEARVLYELAHARGADAADLRVELSLDAGHLSRMLAKFEDRRLVTRAPSERDARRQRIELTPGGREAASLLEERAQETVADLLDRIPPQDRTRLTDAMRTVREILRQDRPDRAPGDHRRGGRGPSGHRPGGQRDAERRSRTTLRDARPGDLGWVIERNAAVYAQEFGWNEEYEALVARIVADFAAGRDPRREAVWIAESDGERAGCVFCVRDEKPDTARLRLLLVDPAARGLGVGGRLVDECIAFARAAGYAELVLWTNDVLAGARRIYQNAGFELVAERPHHSFGQDLVGQDWRLAL; this comes from the coding sequence ATGACCGTCCAGGAAGTCCGCGAGTTCAACCGCTTCTACACCAACCTCATCGGCGCGCTCGACTACAGCCGCCACCTGCACACGCCGTTCACGCTCACCGAGGCGCGCGTGCTGTACGAACTCGCGCACGCGCGCGGCGCCGACGCCGCCGACCTGCGGGTCGAGCTGTCGCTGGACGCCGGCCACCTCAGCCGGATGCTCGCCAAGTTCGAGGACCGGCGCCTGGTCACCCGGGCCCCCTCCGAGCGCGACGCCCGCCGGCAGCGGATAGAGCTGACCCCCGGCGGCCGCGAAGCCGCCTCGCTGCTGGAGGAGCGCGCCCAGGAAACCGTCGCCGATCTCCTCGACCGCATACCGCCGCAGGACCGCACCCGGCTGACCGACGCCATGCGCACCGTGCGGGAGATACTCCGCCAGGACCGGCCGGACCGCGCACCCGGCGACCACCGGCGAGGCGGGCGGGGGCCGAGCGGCCACCGCCCCGGCGGGCAGCGGGACGCCGAGCGGCGGTCGCGGACAACGCTGCGCGACGCCCGCCCGGGGGACCTCGGGTGGGTCATCGAGCGCAACGCCGCCGTGTACGCCCAGGAGTTCGGCTGGAACGAGGAGTACGAAGCGCTCGTCGCGCGCATCGTCGCCGACTTCGCCGCCGGCCGCGACCCTCGGCGTGAGGCGGTGTGGATCGCCGAGTCGGACGGCGAACGCGCCGGCTGCGTCTTCTGCGTGCGCGACGAGAAGCCGGACACCGCGCGGCTGCGGCTGCTGCTCGTGGACCCCGCCGCCCGCGGCCTGGGCGTGGGCGGCCGGCTGGTGGACGAGTGCATCGCGTTCGCACGCGCCGCCGGCTACGCCGAACTGGTCCTGTGGACCAACGACGTGCTCGCCGGAGCACGCCGGATCTACCAGAATGCGGGGTTCGAACTCGTCGCAGAGCGGCCGCACCACAGCTTCGGCCAGGACCTCGTGGGCCAGGACTGGCGCCTGGCGCTGTGA
- a CDS encoding sugar phosphate isomerase/epimerase family protein: MKLAFSTLGLPTAPIEQVIELAVEHGYHGVEVRASQEGPVHTGLTADERARIAGRFGAAGIAVLGVAAYPQVAAPGDDEPVLAEVEATLRLAADLGAAHVRVFPGAGSSPAAEADAVAARRLGAAAELAEDLGVRVLLETHDSHRGGADVARVLGRVGHHAAGALWDVMHTWLAGEQPSATYPALAPYLGYVQVKDIASAADTMPLPLGAGVLPLAETVEVLSRADWDGWLCWEYEKRWYPDAADLPALLGPAREHLSRLLTESA, translated from the coding sequence ATGAAACTCGCCTTCTCCACCCTCGGACTCCCCACCGCACCAATCGAGCAGGTGATCGAGCTGGCAGTCGAGCACGGCTACCACGGCGTCGAAGTGCGCGCGAGCCAGGAAGGGCCGGTCCACACCGGTCTCACCGCGGACGAGCGCGCGCGGATCGCCGGACGGTTCGGCGCCGCGGGGATCGCGGTCCTGGGTGTCGCCGCCTATCCGCAGGTGGCGGCCCCCGGCGACGACGAGCCGGTGCTCGCCGAGGTCGAGGCGACGCTGCGCCTGGCGGCCGACCTGGGCGCCGCACACGTGCGGGTCTTCCCCGGCGCAGGCTCCTCGCCCGCGGCGGAGGCGGACGCAGTGGCCGCCAGGCGGCTGGGCGCCGCCGCTGAGCTGGCAGAGGACCTCGGGGTGCGTGTGCTGCTGGAGACCCACGACTCGCACCGCGGCGGCGCCGACGTGGCCCGGGTCCTGGGCCGGGTGGGGCATCACGCCGCGGGCGCCCTGTGGGACGTCATGCACACCTGGCTGGCCGGCGAGCAGCCGTCGGCGACCTACCCGGCGCTGGCGCCCTACCTCGGCTACGTCCAGGTCAAGGACATCGCCTCGGCCGCGGACACCATGCCGCTGCCGCTCGGCGCGGGCGTACTGCCGCTGGCCGAGACCGTCGAGGTGCTCAGCCGCGCGGACTGGGACGGCTGGCTGTGCTGGGAGTACGAGAAGCGCTGGTACCCCGACGCCGCCGACCTCCCGGCCCTGCTCGGCCCGGCCCGCGAGCACCTGTCCCGCCTGCTCACCGAGTCGGCCTGA
- a CDS encoding dihydrodipicolinate synthase family protein encodes MTILLPAESGELRSYAPRSRTALPGARLPLRSRVVYAAAHVVADPLRTVADGPAAVDWDATLAFRRHLWAHGLGVAEAMDTAQRGMGLDWPRAAELIRRSSAQARAEGGRIVCGVGTDQLTVPAAGPDEVAAAYEEQLAVVEDAGSRAVLMASRALAAVAKGPEDYLEVYGRLLRQAAEPVVLHWLGPMFDPALEGYWGSDDLDAATDTFVEVVSAHPNKVDGVKISLLDAGREVALRRRLPEGVRCYTGDDFHYPELVEGDAQGFSHALLGVFDPLAPLAAAAVSALDTGDAARFRALLDPTVPLARHLFRAPTRHYKTGVVLLAWLAGHQTHFTMVGGRQAARSLPHLATAYELADRLGLFPDPALAESRMRALLAVHGVDA; translated from the coding sequence GTGACGATCCTGCTGCCCGCCGAGAGCGGCGAACTGCGCTCCTATGCGCCGCGTTCCCGAACCGCCCTCCCAGGGGCGCGGCTGCCGCTGCGCAGCCGCGTGGTGTACGCGGCGGCGCACGTGGTGGCCGATCCGCTGCGCACCGTCGCGGACGGGCCCGCCGCCGTCGACTGGGACGCCACGCTCGCCTTCCGCCGCCACCTGTGGGCGCACGGCCTCGGCGTCGCGGAGGCCATGGACACCGCGCAGCGCGGCATGGGCCTGGACTGGCCGCGGGCCGCGGAGCTGATCCGCAGGTCGTCCGCGCAGGCCCGCGCGGAAGGCGGCCGGATCGTCTGCGGGGTCGGCACCGACCAGCTGACGGTCCCCGCCGCGGGACCGGACGAGGTCGCCGCCGCCTACGAGGAGCAGCTGGCGGTCGTCGAGGACGCCGGGTCGCGGGCGGTGCTGATGGCCTCGCGCGCGCTGGCCGCCGTCGCCAAGGGCCCGGAGGACTACCTGGAGGTGTACGGGCGGCTGCTGCGGCAGGCCGCGGAGCCGGTGGTCCTGCACTGGCTCGGCCCGATGTTCGACCCGGCGCTGGAGGGCTACTGGGGCAGCGACGACCTCGACGCGGCCACCGACACCTTCGTCGAGGTCGTCTCCGCACACCCGAACAAGGTCGACGGCGTGAAGATCTCGCTGCTCGACGCCGGCCGCGAGGTCGCCCTGCGCCGCCGCCTCCCCGAGGGGGTGCGCTGCTACACCGGCGACGACTTCCACTACCCCGAACTGGTCGAGGGCGACGCCCAGGGCTTCAGCCACGCCCTGCTGGGCGTCTTCGACCCGCTGGCGCCCCTCGCGGCGGCCGCGGTCAGCGCCCTGGACACCGGGGACGCCGCGCGTTTCCGCGCCCTGCTCGACCCGACCGTGCCGCTGGCCCGGCACCTGTTCCGCGCGCCGACCCGCCACTACAAGACCGGCGTCGTCCTGCTGGCCTGGCTGGCCGGCCACCAGACGCACTTCACCATGGTCGGCGGCCGGCAGGCGGCGCGCTCGCTGCCGCACCTGGCCACCGCGTACGAACTGGCCGACCGCCTCGGGCTGTTCCCGGACCCCGCCCTCGCCGAGTCCCGGATGCGGGCCCTGCTCGCCGTGCACGGGGTGGACGCGTGA
- a CDS encoding Gfo/Idh/MocA family protein gives MTRRTVRIAMNGVTGRMGYRQHLVRSLLAIRDQGGLDLGDGSVLWPEPVLVGRRQEALRAIAERHGLEHWTTDLDSVLADPSVEIYFDSQVTAAREEAVRAAVAAGKHVYCEKPTGSTLAGALELARLAAAAGVKHGVVQDKIFLPGLIKLRRLVEGGFFGRVLSVRGEFGYWVFEGDWQPAQRPSWNYRSEDGGGIVADMFPHWEYVLRELFAPVRTVQALTATHVPQRWDERGKPYDATADDAAYGVFELDGGIVAQINSSWAVRVHRDELVEFQVDGTHGSAVAGLRRCRAQHRSATPRPVWNPDLPATEAFRDQWQEVPDNGDFDNGFKAQWELFLRHVVLDEPWTWDLLAGARGVQLAELGLRSAEQGRRLDVPELSL, from the coding sequence ATGACACGCAGGACCGTGCGGATCGCCATGAACGGCGTCACCGGGCGCATGGGATACCGACAGCACCTGGTGCGCTCACTGCTGGCGATCCGCGACCAGGGCGGGCTCGATCTCGGCGACGGGAGCGTGCTGTGGCCGGAGCCGGTCCTGGTCGGCCGGCGGCAGGAGGCGCTGCGCGCCATCGCCGAGCGGCACGGCCTGGAGCACTGGACGACGGACCTGGACTCCGTCCTCGCCGACCCGTCGGTGGAGATCTACTTCGACTCCCAGGTGACCGCGGCGCGCGAGGAGGCGGTGCGCGCGGCCGTGGCCGCGGGCAAGCACGTCTACTGCGAGAAGCCGACCGGCAGCACGCTCGCCGGGGCGCTGGAGCTGGCCCGGCTGGCGGCCGCCGCGGGCGTCAAGCACGGCGTGGTGCAGGACAAGATCTTCCTGCCCGGCCTGATCAAGCTCAGGCGCCTGGTGGAGGGCGGGTTCTTCGGCCGGGTGCTGTCCGTGCGCGGCGAGTTCGGCTACTGGGTGTTCGAGGGCGACTGGCAGCCCGCGCAGCGCCCGTCGTGGAACTACCGGTCCGAGGACGGCGGCGGGATCGTGGCGGACATGTTCCCGCACTGGGAGTACGTGCTGCGCGAGCTGTTCGCGCCGGTGCGCACCGTGCAGGCGCTGACGGCCACCCACGTCCCGCAGCGCTGGGACGAGCGGGGCAAGCCCTACGACGCCACCGCGGACGACGCGGCCTACGGCGTCTTCGAACTCGACGGCGGGATCGTCGCGCAGATCAACTCCTCCTGGGCGGTGCGCGTCCACCGGGACGAACTGGTGGAGTTCCAGGTCGACGGCACCCACGGCTCCGCGGTCGCCGGGCTGCGCAGGTGCCGGGCGCAGCACCGCTCGGCGACGCCGAGGCCGGTGTGGAACCCGGACCTGCCCGCCACCGAGGCCTTCCGCGACCAGTGGCAGGAGGTGCCGGACAACGGCGACTTCGACAACGGCTTCAAGGCGCAGTGGGAGCTGTTCCTGCGGCACGTGGTGCTCGACGAGCCCTGGACGTGGGACCTGCTGGCGGGCGCGCGGGGCGTGCAGCTGGCCGAGCTGGGGCTGAGGTCCGCGGAGCAGGGCCGCAGGCTCGACGTGCCGGAGCTGTCGCTGTGA
- a CDS encoding ABC transporter ATP-binding protein: MTTARPRTATKNRTEPGWLRRLLAYCWRYKTTVLLALGASLGGMAVTALVPLVPKLIIDDVIVKHDKPLMPWAVALVAAALVVYVLTYMRRYYGGRLALDVQYDLRNEMLATIMRLDGRRQDDLSTGQVVGRATSDLQLIQGLLFMTPMMIGNLLLFLMSLVVMLVLSPLLTLVALAVAPALWFIADRSRKRLFPATWYAQGQAAAVAGIVDGSVSGVRVVKGFGQEQQEMTKLATVSRRLFAGRLRTVRLSARYTPALQAVPSLGQIGMLALGGWMAARGQITLGTFVAFSTYLAQLTGPVRMLTMMLTVGQQARAGVERVLELIDTEPTLEEGTATLPADAPATISFDDVTFGYSPDRPVLRGFSLDVAPGETVAVVGASGSGKSTVSLLLPRFYDATAGTVRIGGADVRDLTFDSLRSAIGMVPEDSFLFSDTVRANLAYGRPDATDEEIHAAARAAQAHDFITALPDGYDTVVGEQGLTLSGGQRQRVALARAILTDPRLLLLDDATSAVDARVEAEIFDALREVMRGRTTLLIAHRRSTLALADRIAVLDAGRLSDIGTHEELQERSALYRSLLTDPDALGADVVALDPAGAGARAHTGLRADDPAGDTVPGAETAGGAVTTREAPRTAETPALPGITPHLWPQERRTDPAADTTGTAGAPGNPPAAPGRGAMAGALAGMPATPDLLAKVAALPPATDTPDIDEDDARAADPHFGLGHLLRGFRSPLLVSLLLVAVDAIAGLLLPILIRHGIDAGVRRHALGAVWAASLIGLALVITQWFAEWGSTLLTGRTGERVLYTLRVKIFAHLHRLGLDFYERELTGRIMTRMTTDVDALSTFLQTGLVTALVSVLTFAGILVALLAIDVELALLVFATLPPLIAATWIFRRKSVRAYELARERIAVVNADLQEFVSGLRVVQAFRGEQQGAERFRSRSDSYRDARVRGQFLISVYFPFVQLLSSASAALVLIVGAHRVNDGTLTAGALVAYLLYIDLFFSPVQQLSQVFDGYQQASVSLGRISQLLRETTGTPAAADPKPVTALEGDVEFRDVHFRYGGPEAANPEALTGISLHIPAGQTVAFVGETGAGKSTLVKMVARYYDPTGGAILVDGQDIRDLDLTAYRQRLGVVPQEPYLFPGTVRDAIAYGRMDATDAEVEAAARAVGADAMIATLDGGYLHHVAERGRNLSAGQRQLIALARAQLVDPAVLLLDEATAALDLATEALVNQAADRLAVRRTTLVVAHRLSTAARADRVIVLDHGRVVEDGTHEALLARDGHYAALWRTFTGDVRAAA; encoded by the coding sequence GTGACGACGGCGAGGCCGCGGACGGCGACGAAGAACCGCACGGAGCCCGGATGGCTCCGCCGGCTGCTCGCCTACTGCTGGCGCTACAAGACCACCGTGCTGCTGGCGCTCGGCGCCTCGCTCGGCGGCATGGCCGTCACCGCCCTCGTCCCCCTCGTGCCCAAGCTGATCATCGACGACGTCATCGTCAAGCACGACAAACCGCTCATGCCCTGGGCCGTCGCCCTCGTCGCCGCCGCCCTCGTCGTCTACGTGCTCACCTACATGCGCCGCTACTACGGCGGCCGCCTCGCCCTCGACGTGCAGTACGACCTGCGCAACGAGATGCTCGCCACGATCATGCGGCTCGACGGCCGCCGCCAGGACGACCTCAGCACCGGCCAGGTCGTCGGCCGCGCCACCAGCGACCTCCAACTGATCCAGGGCCTGCTCTTCATGACGCCGATGATGATCGGCAACCTGCTGCTGTTCTTGATGTCCCTCGTCGTCATGCTGGTGCTCTCACCGCTGCTCACCCTGGTCGCCCTGGCCGTCGCACCCGCCCTGTGGTTCATCGCCGACCGCTCCCGCAAACGCCTCTTCCCCGCCACCTGGTACGCCCAGGGACAGGCCGCGGCCGTCGCCGGCATCGTCGACGGATCAGTCTCCGGCGTCCGCGTCGTCAAGGGATTCGGCCAGGAACAGCAGGAGATGACCAAGCTGGCGACGGTCAGCCGCAGACTCTTCGCCGGCCGGCTGCGCACCGTCCGACTCAGCGCCCGCTACACCCCCGCACTGCAGGCGGTGCCCTCCCTCGGCCAGATCGGCATGCTCGCCCTCGGCGGCTGGATGGCCGCCCGCGGCCAGATCACCCTCGGCACCTTCGTCGCCTTCTCCACCTACCTCGCCCAGCTCACCGGCCCGGTGAGGATGCTCACCATGATGCTCACCGTCGGCCAGCAGGCCCGCGCCGGCGTCGAACGCGTCCTGGAACTCATCGACACCGAGCCCACCCTCGAAGAGGGCACCGCCACCCTGCCCGCCGACGCGCCCGCCACCATCTCCTTCGACGACGTCACCTTCGGCTACAGCCCCGACCGGCCGGTCCTGCGCGGCTTCTCCCTCGACGTCGCCCCCGGCGAGACCGTCGCCGTCGTCGGCGCCTCCGGCTCCGGCAAGTCCACCGTCTCCCTGCTGCTGCCCCGCTTCTACGACGCCACCGCCGGCACCGTCAGAATCGGCGGCGCCGACGTACGCGACCTCACCTTCGACTCCCTGCGCTCCGCGATCGGCATGGTCCCCGAGGACAGCTTCCTGTTCTCCGACACCGTGCGGGCGAACCTCGCCTACGGCAGACCGGACGCCACCGACGAGGAGATCCACGCCGCCGCCCGCGCCGCCCAGGCCCACGACTTCATCACCGCCCTGCCCGACGGCTATGACACCGTCGTCGGCGAACAGGGACTCACCCTCTCCGGCGGCCAGCGCCAACGCGTCGCCCTCGCGCGAGCCATCCTCACCGACCCCCGGCTCCTGCTCCTGGACGACGCCACCTCCGCCGTCGACGCCCGCGTGGAAGCCGAGATCTTCGACGCGCTGCGCGAGGTCATGCGCGGCCGCACCACCCTGCTCATCGCCCACCGCCGCTCCACCCTCGCCCTCGCCGACCGCATCGCCGTCCTCGACGCCGGCCGGCTCTCCGACATCGGCACCCACGAGGAACTCCAGGAGCGCAGCGCCCTCTACCGTTCCCTGCTCACCGACCCCGACGCACTCGGCGCCGACGTCGTCGCACTCGACCCGGCCGGCGCCGGCGCCAGGGCGCACACCGGCCTCCGCGCCGACGACCCGGCCGGCGACACCGTCCCCGGAGCCGAGACCGCCGGGGGAGCGGTCACGACCCGGGAAGCACCCCGCACAGCCGAAACCCCGGCACTCCCGGGCATCACCCCGCACCTGTGGCCGCAAGAGCGCCGCACCGACCCCGCCGCCGACACCACCGGCACGGCAGGCGCCCCCGGCAACCCGCCCGCGGCACCCGGACGCGGCGCCATGGCCGGCGCACTCGCCGGCATGCCCGCCACCCCCGACCTGCTCGCCAAGGTCGCCGCCCTGCCGCCCGCCACCGACACCCCCGACATCGACGAGGACGACGCCCGCGCCGCCGACCCGCACTTCGGCCTCGGCCACCTGCTCCGCGGCTTCCGCTCACCCCTGCTGGTCAGCCTGCTGCTGGTCGCCGTCGACGCCATCGCGGGACTCCTGCTGCCCATCCTGATCCGGCACGGCATCGACGCCGGAGTCCGCCGCCACGCCCTCGGCGCCGTCTGGGCCGCCTCCCTGATCGGCCTCGCCCTGGTCATCACCCAGTGGTTCGCCGAATGGGGCTCCACCCTGCTCACCGGCCGCACCGGCGAACGCGTCCTCTACACCCTGCGCGTGAAGATCTTCGCCCACCTGCACCGCCTCGGCCTGGACTTCTACGAACGCGAACTGACCGGCCGCATCATGACCCGGATGACCACCGACGTCGACGCGCTGTCCACGTTCCTGCAGACCGGCCTGGTCACCGCACTCGTCAGCGTCCTCACCTTCGCCGGCATCCTCGTCGCCCTCCTCGCCATCGACGTCGAACTGGCCCTGCTGGTCTTCGCCACCCTCCCGCCGCTCATCGCCGCCACCTGGATCTTCCGCCGCAAATCCGTCCGCGCCTACGAACTCGCCCGCGAACGCATCGCCGTCGTCAACGCCGACCTGCAGGAATTCGTGTCGGGACTGCGCGTCGTGCAAGCCTTCCGCGGCGAACAGCAAGGCGCCGAGCGGTTCCGCAGCCGCAGCGACTCCTACCGCGACGCCCGCGTCCGCGGGCAGTTCCTCATCTCCGTCTACTTCCCGTTCGTCCAACTCCTGTCCAGCGCCTCCGCGGCCCTCGTCCTCATCGTCGGCGCCCACCGCGTCAACGACGGCACCCTCACCGCCGGAGCCCTCGTCGCCTACCTGCTCTACATCGACCTGTTCTTCTCACCCGTCCAGCAGCTCTCCCAGGTCTTCGACGGCTACCAGCAGGCCAGCGTCTCCCTCGGCCGGATCAGCCAGCTCCTGCGGGAGACCACCGGCACGCCCGCCGCAGCCGACCCCAAACCCGTCACCGCCCTCGAAGGTGACGTCGAGTTCCGCGACGTGCACTTCCGCTACGGCGGCCCCGAAGCGGCCAACCCGGAAGCCCTCACCGGCATCTCGCTGCACATCCCCGCCGGCCAGACCGTCGCCTTCGTCGGCGAGACCGGCGCCGGCAAGTCCACCCTGGTCAAGATGGTCGCCCGCTACTACGACCCGACCGGCGGCGCGATCCTGGTCGACGGCCAGGACATCCGCGACCTCGACCTCACCGCCTACCGGCAGCGCCTCGGCGTGGTCCCCCAGGAGCCCTACCTCTTCCCAGGCACCGTGCGCGACGCCATCGCCTACGGCCGGATGGACGCCACCGACGCCGAAGTCGAAGCCGCCGCCCGGGCCGTCGGCGCCGACGCGATGATCGCCACCCTCGACGGCGGCTACCTCCACCACGTCGCCGAACGCGGCCGCAACCTCTCCGCCGGCCAGCGCCAGCTCATCGCCCTCGCCCGCGCCCAACTCGTCGACCCCGCCGTGCTGCTCCTCGACGAGGCCACCGCCGCACTCGACCTTGCCACCGAAGCCCTCGTCAACCAGGCCGCCGACCGCCTCGCCGTCCGCCGCACCACCCTCGTCGTCGCCCACCGCCTCAGCACCGCGGCCCGCGCCGACCGCGTCATCGTCCTCGACCACGGCCGCGTCGTGGAGGACGGCACCCACGAGGCACTCCTCGCCCGTGACGGCCACTACGCCGCACTCTGGCGGACCTTCACCGGCGACGTCCGCGCCGCCGCCTGA